The Jiangella sp. DSM 45060 genome contains the following window.
CGGGCCTCCCGAGTGGGATGGGCGGTTGCCGTTTTCAGCGAGCCGGCTTGTGGCGGAACGTAGCGAAATGATTACCGCCGGTCAAGAGTGGTCACGCCCCGACGTCGTCCCGTTCGTCGTGCGGCGGGTGCTGCGCCGGCTCCGCTTCGCGGCGGTGAAGCATGACGCGCGCGCTCCTGACACCGGCTCCGCACCCGCCGCCGCCTTCTCATGGCGCGCTCGTGGCGCCGGCTCCGCGTCCCTTCCCTCGCGCCCGCTCAGTCCGTCGGGCTGGAGGCGGGGAGGCGGTAGCGGTTGCCCGCCAAGGGCTCGACGAGGCCGTCGGAGACCAGGGCGTCGAGGGCGCGTTCGCGCTGCACCGGCTCGGCCCACGCCGCGTCCAGCAGGCGCTTGGGCACCGGGCCGTCCGAGTCGCGCAGGATCGCCATCAGCCGGCCGCGGACCTGGCGGTCGGTGCCGTGCCATGCCTGGCCGCGGCGCGGGGGGCCGTCGTCCGGAGGAGAGCCGGCGAGGCGCCATGCGCAGGAGGCGGCCAGGGGGCACGAGGAGCATCGCGGCGAGCGCGCCGTGCAGACCAGCGCCCCGAGCTCCATGACGGCGACGGCCCAGCGCGGCGCGGTCTCGGCGTCCGGGACGAGGTCCAGCGCCATGCGCCGCTCGGCCGCCGTGGGCGCGGCCGGCGGGTACTGGGTCCCGGCGACGGCGCGGGCGAACACGCGCCGGACGTTGGTGTCGAGGACGGCGTGCCGGGCGCCGAACGCGAACGATGCGACGGCGGCGGCCGTGTAGTCGCCGATGCCGGGCAGGGCGATGAGCTCGTCGTAGCTGGACGGCACCGCGCCACCGTGCCGGTCGACGATCGCGGCGGAGGCCGCGTGCAACCGCAGCGCCCGCCGCGGATACCCGAGCCGCCCCCAGGCGCGGATCGCCTCGCCCGGCTCCTCGGCGGCGAGGTCGGCCGGCCGGGGCCACCGTCGCATCCAGGCCTGCCACACCGGCTCGACCCGGACGACCGGCGTCTGCTGGAGCATGATCTCGCTCACGAGCACGCCCCACGGCGTCCGGTCCGGCGCGCGCCACGGAAGGTCGCGGGCGTGCGCGGAGTACCAGGAGAGGACGGCGGCGTGCATCAGCGCCGAGTCTAAACGCCTCCGGCCGGCCGGTCGTAAAGGGTCGAAAAGGACATTCGAAAAATCATCCGATGACGTTCCGTCATTGGTCGTTGACTCATGATCACTCTCGTAGTTAGCGTCTCTCGCGCGTGATCATCTCATTGCGCACGGATAAATCCGGACTCTGTTCTCATCGAGGCCGGAATTGGGTAAGTGGAGAAGGAGCAAGCATGACTCTGGAAGCGACTGACCGGCGGCGTGTGCGTCGTGGTGCGGTCAAGGTGGCAGCGGGTGTGGCCGGCGCTGCGCTGGCCTGCTCGGCCGCCGGACTGCAGGCACAGGCCGCCGAGTCCGGCCAGGCCTCCGGGCCGGACCAGCGCTCCGGCGAGTTCAGGATCGCGGCGGACGGCTACTACGCCACCGCTCAGGTGCGGACCGGCGCGCAGGCGCCGATCCCGGTGCAGGTGCCGGAGCTCGACGCGCACGTGACCGT
Protein-coding sequences here:
- a CDS encoding A/G-specific adenine glycosylase encodes the protein MHAAVLSWYSAHARDLPWRAPDRTPWGVLVSEIMLQQTPVVRVEPVWQAWMRRWPRPADLAAEEPGEAIRAWGRLGYPRRALRLHAASAAIVDRHGGAVPSSYDELIALPGIGDYTAAAVASFAFGARHAVLDTNVRRVFARAVAGTQYPPAAPTAAERRMALDLVPDAETAPRWAVAVMELGALVCTARSPRCSSCPLAASCAWRLAGSPPDDGPPRRGQAWHGTDRQVRGRLMAILRDSDGPVPKRLLDAAWAEPVQRERALDALVSDGLVEPLAGNRYRLPASSPTD